CACATAGGATTCGACTCAGAAACCAGCACACTAGAAGCAGATAAAATAATGGGAAACACCACCATGAACGATCGTCGAGAACTAAACACGATACAGGAACAAATACGACAATTATCCCTGGACTGGGGAGAAATACCCGAACACATACTGTATAACCATCTTAAACTAAACGGTCATTCAATAGAAAAAATCAGGAAAACACTAGAAAACCAGAACATATACCATAACACAACCAACAACACATACACGGTGAAAACATGAACTACAAGAAAATAGAAGAAACAGTAGAAATAGTTGACGTAACCACTGAAAAGGATTACCCCTACACCGGGTGGGAAGTAACACCAGAAGAGAAGTTCATAGAGGAAGTTAAGAAGGCAGGATACACGATTGATGACTTATACTATATGGACCTGGACAGTGAAGGAGGCATACTTGTAGACTATGATCTAAATCCCCATGAAATTATATGGTGGGATAAAAAGGAGAAGGTTATGAAACTTAAAATGAAATATCCTACCATAAGAAAATTTCTCTTAGCACTACGTGACCTGGGAATAAATTATGATAAAAGTTACTGGGAGAAAAAAATTTGAACAATAAACTAATCCGGGTGGGGTAAATAATATAATTATACATTGGTCAAGGATTCTCATGAAAGTACCTGTTTTTTCATGTATTCCTTTCTTATAATCTTTTTCCACACAACTTTTTTTATAACATCCATGATTTGTGCCACGTGTTACTATCCGTGCCACATTTATCTTAATAATAACGTGCTACAAAAAACTACTGTGCTACATTAACAAACAATAAACTACTGTGCAACCAAACTACTCTGTGCCACAAAAAAATTCAATAAAAAAAAATTATTCACATAAGATTAGAGACATAACATATTAAACATTCCATATCTTCCTTTATTTTTCATATAATAATACACTGCCTTCTCGTATTTTTTCTAAAAATTCCTTATTGTTTATTCCAGTTGAAACCAAATCTACTGAACAATCAAATGCTTCTTCTAATTTGTTTATTAACGATGAATACTGTAGTAAACTTTTTACTTCGCCCTTATCAAAGAAAAAATCAATATCACTGTCTTCATTAGCTTCACCTCTAGCATACGATCCAAAAAGACTTAAACTATTCACACAAT
This genomic stretch from Methanosphaera sp. ISO3-F5 harbors:
- a CDS encoding nucleotidyltransferase family protein, whose translation is MSVSIAKEYCVNSLSLFGSYARGEANEDSDIDFFFDKGEVKSLLQYSSLINKLEEAFDCSVDLVSTGINNKEFLEKIREGSVLLYEK